In one Watersipora subatra chromosome 6, tzWatSuba1.1, whole genome shotgun sequence genomic region, the following are encoded:
- the LOC137398286 gene encoding uncharacterized protein, producing MVIGYHGLLNFHPSLTLPKYSSWTQPKYSYLTPPNYSSLALPNYLSLAPPNYSSLAPPNYSPLTLPNYLSLAPPNYSSLAPPNYSSLAPPNYSPLTLPNYSSLTLPNYLPLTPPNYSSLAPPNYSSLAPPNY from the exons ATGGTGATTGGCTATCATGGACTGCTTAAT TTTCATCCATCCTTAACTCTGCCCAAATACTCATCATGGACTCAGCCCAAATACTCATACTTGACTCCGCCCAACTATTCATCATTGGCTCTCCCCAACTACTTATCATTGGCTCCACCCAACTACTCATCATTGGCTCCACCCAACTACTCACCATTGACTCTCCCCAACTACTTATCATTGGCTCCACCCAACTACTCATCATTGGCTCCACCCAACTACTCATCATTGGCTCCACCCAACTACTCACCATTGACTCTACCCAACTACTCATCATTGACTCTACCCAACTACTTACCATTGACTCCACCCAACTACTCATCATTGGCTCCACCCAACTACTCATCATTGGCTCCACCAAACTACTAA